GGCCGTGGATCTGTTTGCTGGCTGGTCCCCCCATGCCGTGCTCATGGACCTGCGCTTGCCCGTGATGGACGGCTATGAAGCGGCCCGGCAGATCAAATCCACGGACATCGGCCGCCATGTCCCGGTCATCGCGGTCACGGCCAGTGCGTTTAAAAACAGTGAAGAACAGGTTTTTGCAGACGGGATGGACGGGTTTGTCAGTAAACCCTTTGAACCGGAAGACCTGTTTGACGTCCTCAAGCAGGCCCTGAAGATCGAGTATGTGTATGCAGACACCCCGGACCCGGCCAAAGACGGAACCAGTGCCTGGTCCTTGGCTGCCAGAGACATGGAAGCACTGCCCCGGAACCTGGTCAAGGCCATGTACCAGGCAGTTGAACAGGGAGACATGGCCCGTCTCAGACAACTGATCACTCAAGTGAAAAAAACCGATGCCCGGGTGGCACACGCACTCAATATCCTTGCCAGTCAATATGCCTATGACAAACTCATGAAACTGCTGAAAGGAGAAAAACACCATGATTCGCAATACTGAAAAACCACTTGTCATGGCTGTGGATGATACACCGGCCAACCTGGAACTGCTCCAGGGGATCCTTCAAAAACAGGGCTACCGGGTGGCGGTGTTTCCCCGGGGGGCCATGGCCCTGAAAGCAGCTGCCAAAAATCCGCCGGATCTCGTGCTGCTGGATATCATGATGCCGGAAATGGATGGGTTCGAGTTCTGCCGCCGATTTAAAGATTATCCGGAACTCAAGGAGATTCCCATTCTCTTTATCAGTGCACTGGGTGATCCTGCCAACAAGGTGAGGGCGTTTTCAGAAGGGGGTCTGGATTACGTGACCAAACCGTTTCAGGAAGAAGAGGTCCTGGCCCGGGTCAACACCCACCTGTGCCTGCACCGGGCAAAAAAGGCACTGGAACTGCACAATCACGACCTGAAAAATCTGGTCAAGGAAAAAGTGGAAGAGATCTCTGATTCACAACTGGCCACCATTTTGGCGGTCTCGAAACTGACCGAGTACCGGGATGATGACACTGGCCGCCATATCGAGCGCACCCAGATTTTTTGTAAAAAACTGGCTCAAAAATTGCGGAACAATCCATACACCGATATCTCTCCGGCGTTCATCGACGACCTCTACCATGCCGCCCCCCTGCATGACATCGGGAAAGTGGGCATCCCTGACAAGATTCTGCTCAAACCCGGAAAACTCACCCATGAGGAGTTCGATATCATGAAAACCCATACAAACATCGGCGCCGCAACCCTTGAACAAGTGCAGGCCAGGTATCCCGGGAACGCCTTTGTCAACATGGGCATTGCCCTGACCCGGTCCCATCATGAAAAATGGGACGGCACAGGCTACCCTGACGGGCTGGCCGGCAAAGAGATCCCGTTGAGCGGCCGGATCATGGCCCTGGCAGATGTCTATGATGCCCTGCGAGCGGCCCGGCCCTACAAAAAACCGTTTTCCCATGAAACAGCCTGCCAGATTATCCGGGAAGATGCGGGAACCCATTTTGATCCGGCCGTGGTGGATGCCTTTATTTCCCTTGAATCTGAATTTGAAGCGCTTTATGATCGCATGAAGCCTGATTGAACCTTGGGCAATACGGCTTCAGGGTCGTCAGATTATTTTACCACGAAGCGCACGAAGAACACGAAGAAACCATTCCTTCGTGTTCTTCGTGCGCTTCGTGGTTTTAAAAAAACAAATCAATGTAATGCCGGAAATGGACGAATTGATATAAACCTCACTTATAACGTCATCTCATAGATGTCTTTCAGGGCCATGACACGGGTTTCCCAGATCCGGTCGAACCGGTCGGGATCTGTGACCGGTTTTTTAATCATGTTCATGCAGAAATTCATCTGAGTCTGGGTGGTGACGGGTTTGGCATACAGCTTCAGGGCAAATTCACTGAAATCCCTGATCATGACATCAAATATCTGTTCCAGCAGGTCCGGGGTGAAGTTATCCATGTGATATTTTTCAATGATGAGCTGGCCATAAGCCACCAGGGTGAACAATTCCCCCAGATACAGCAGAAAATCCATGTTTTTGGCCTGGTCCCTGTCCGGGGTGGCGGTCATGAGCATTTGGGCCAGCTGGTCGATCTGTTCTTTGAAGATATTTACATTGGGCAGGTCCACACGGTCATAGGCCAGGTGATAATCATGGAACTGGATTTTGCCCAGGCCTTTGGTTTCTCCCTGGTTGAACAAAAACGTATCACATCCCGGGTCATCCCGCCGGGGGATGTCGGGAAACGTGCCGGGGTTGAAAAAATAGTTGGCCATGAACTTGATGATCAATGCCATGTTCACATGGACCGTGCCTTCCAGTTTGGGCAGGGATCGGATGTCGGTGGCTGCCATTTCAAAATAGGTGTCTTTCTCAAACCCCCTTGCCGCAATCACATCCCAGATCAGGTTGATGACGTTTTCTCCCTCACAGGTCACCTTCATTTTGACCATGGGGTTGTACAGCAGGTACCGCCGGTCTTCAGGCGAAGCACACCTGAAATAATCAGCGGCCCGCAAAGAAAACAGCTTCATGGCGGCCAGGCGGGTATAGGCATCCACCAGCAGCTGCCGGATATGGGGAAAATCTGTGACCATTTGACCGTACAGGTTCCGGTGGGCCGCATGGTTGAGGCCTTCATACAGGGCATGGGTGCAGACGCCGATGGATGCCCAGCCTAAGTTGAATTTTCCCACGTTGATGGTGTTTAACGCGCTGTCCCAGGCAGCCCGGCCCGTGGACATGATGTCCGCATTGGTGACAGGGTAGCCGTTCAAAGCATATTCGGCCACATAGCCTTCCCAGTCCACCACATTCTGGACCAGATCATAGTTGTCATGGGCAGGGTCGGCGGCAAAGAACACATACTCATCGGTTTCCGAGTTTTTGCCGAATGTAGACACAATCCCGGCCTGGTTGGCGTTGCCGATATAGTATTTACCGCCGTCCGCCACGTATTTTCCGTCTCCCAGGGGGGTCAGGGCCATGTCCGACCCATACAGATCCGCGCCATGGGCTTTTTCCGACAGGCCAAAGGCGAATATGTGGCCGTCTTTCAACAGTTGTGCGGTTTTTTGCTTGATCTCTTCGTTATCCCCCATCCAGATAGGACCCAGGCCCAGGATGGATACCTGCCAGGTATACCAGTGGGAAAGATTGTAGAACCCCAGTATTTCATTGAAATCACAGATGCGCCGGGTGTCCCACCGGGCGTTTTCATTATCTTTTGCATATTTTTTCGGGGTGAGCAGGGTGGCGAAAATCTGGTTTTCCTTTAAAAAATCCAGAAAATCCTGGTACCAGACCCGCTGGTGGAAATCGGATTTCAACTGTTTTTTGCCCCGGGTCTCAAAATAAGCAATGGTTTTTGTCATGATCTGCCGGGATGCGTCATCCAGATGATCAAAAGTGGCGGTCCTGGGATTGAATAAAATCATGCCGTGGTTCCTTTTATTTGGTTTGAATCCGTCCCAGCCGGTGCATGGCCAGGCCGGCGCCCACAATGAGCAGACCTCCGGCAAACAGGTGCCAGGAGACCGGTTCCATGAGAAAGACAATGCCCACGACTGCGGCAAACAGGGTTTCGCTGGACATATAGGCCGCACCTTCAAATCCCTTGCAGAAAAAAAATCCCTGGTTCATGAGCAGCTGGGCCGCCACGGACGTGGCAATGATACCTGCCCCCATGGCCCATTCCACAGCAGAGCCCGGAATCACGGGATGCGTGATGCAAAAGGGCAGGGTGGCCAGGGTGCCCATGGTGCAGAAATAAAAATAGATGATGACCGGACCGTTGTGTTCCCGAAGCGTCCGAATGACCGTGACCGTGAATCCGGACAGCACCGCCCCCATGATGGCCATGGCCTGGCCCAGGGCACTGGCGGATAATCGAAAATCGAACAGGATGGCCACCCCGGCCAGCAGAACCCCGATACACACGATCTGAAACCGGTTCACCTGTTCTTTGTAAATAAGAAACCCGAACAGGGCCGCAAACGCCGGATAGGAATAAAACAACACCACGGCCGTGGACATGGGCAGCAGGCGCAGGGCCGACACCACAAAGAAAAATGCCAGAGAACCGGTGCATCCCCTGAGAATGAGCAGCGGGATGTTGTGTCCTTTGAACGGATTTTTTTTGCGGCTGAACACCAGTGTCAATACCAGCATTCCCCCGAAACAGCGGATGAATCCCAGATGCCAGACCGTGTAATGTTCGGGCATGAGTTTGACAATGGTGGACATGAGGGTGAACAGCAATGCCGCAGACAGCATGAACAAAGGACCTGCCGTGCGGGCGTCCATGAGAACGGTTCGGGTCGGGGTGTATGGCATATGTCAGTGGTCCTTGAAGTCCGTGGGTCAATTGATGGTGTAAAATAGACCCGGCATGCCATGTCTGTCAAACAAATTGCGGTGTGGTTGCGGAATCCTTGGATTTTTTGTTGGATACGGCTGAAAAATGGTGGTATGGTTTGGAGAAAAAACAGACAAGGGCCATGGTATAAAAAAACAGCGTATGATAAAAAAAAGCATGGGAAATGCCGGAAAAAACCAGTAGTCTATTGGCCGGATATGGGGTTGCATTGGGGGCCACGGCCCTGTGGTCGGGCAATTTTATTGTGGCAAGAGGATTGAACGACCTGATTCCGCCGGTGAGCCTGGCATTTTACCGGTGGCTGACCGCCGTTCTGGTGTTCGCTCCTTTTGCGATCCAGGGTTTTGCCAAAGACTGGCCCCGGGTGCGGCCGCATATCGGGTATATGGCAGTCACTGCCTTCATCGGGGTGACCTGTTTCAACACGTTCATCTATATTGCCGGACACACCACCACTGCCATGAACCTGTCTTTGATCGCCATCACCTTTCCGGTGTTTGTGGTGCTGATTTCCCGGGTGTTGTTCAAAGAAGTGCTGACCGTTAAAAGAGCTGTGGGAATCGTGGTTGTGCTGACAGGGGTTGTCTGTCTGATCACCCGGGGTGAGGTCGCCCGGCTGCTGGCCATCCGTTTTGTGGCAGGCGATCTGTGGATGCTGGCATCCGCAGTGCTCTTTGCCGTGTTCAGTATTCTGATCAAACACAAGCCGGAGGGCATCCGGCTGTATATGTTTCAGTTCACGCTGTTTTTTATGGGGCTGATCTTTCTGTTGCCTTTTTTTATCTGGGAACAGGTCCGGATGCCTGGATTGTATTTAAATCGATCCACGCTGCCGGCCGTGCTGTATGTGGGGGTTTTTGCATCGCTTTGTGCTTTTTTGCTCTGGAACCGGGCCATTATCACCCTGGGACCATCCCGGGCCGGGATGATATACTACACGATGCCGCTGTTCAGCGGATTGCTGGCATATCTGTTTCTCGGAGAACATATCGGCCTGGTCCATGCCGTCAGTGCGATGCTGATTCTGTCAGGTATCGTTCTGGCCAATCAAACGCCGCAAGGGGTGAAACAATAAAATGGATCTGTCACGGTTTCAATTTAAAAAGTTACAGACACGGCTTCTGATTTCTTTGTTACTCCCGGTGCTGGTCATTGTCCTTTTGGGCGGGGCCGCCAGTTTCTGGTATTCCCGGGGCATCATGCTGGATCAGTGGCAGGAATCGGCTGTGGTCAAGCTGCAGCGGGCGGCCCATTATATTGAAATGCGGGTTTTCAAGCCGGTGGACCTGCTCAATGTCCTGTTTAAGGTATCTGACCGGAAAGATATTGCGATATCTCCGGATCAGGTGGTGGATTATCTGCTGGTCATGGACGGGGTGGTGTCTGCGGCGTATGAGCCGGCTGATCCGGCAACCGCCCCTCCGGCCGCAAGACTGCCCGGCATGGGGAGTATGGATCGGATGAACATGGCGGAACATCCCGGCATGCGGTTTTCCCGGTCTCAAATCGCCAGTGTGTCCGGCCCCCGGTATCATGCCGATGAGAAAGGCAGAACCGTGATCATGCAGATTTCTCTGTTCGGGGTGTCGGAAAAACGGCTGGGGGATCTGGTTATCCGGATGGAGTTTGATTTTCTGCTCAAAGATATTCTGGCCCTGGGGTGGTGGCAGAGTGACATGGCCTGTATTGTGGATGAGACCGGTGCCTATATGGCCCATACCAACATGACCATGACGGACCGGAAGACCCTCGGGGGATCCGATGATCCGCTGGAGCAGGCTATTTTTGAAAAAATGAATACCCAGCCCTTCGGCACGGTTTCCCTTAAAGGACATCCGCCGGATCTGATTGCGGGGTTTTACAAACTGGCGCAGGTGCCCTGGACCATTATCATGTTTGCCGACGGCCATAAAATTTTAGGCCCCATCGTGACATACAGAAATGGCCTTGCCCTGGGCGTTTTTGTACTGGCCGCCCTGGTGCTGGTATTGATCCGGTTTCACATGTGCCGGATGGTCAGTCAGATCCAGCAGTTGTCTGAAAAGGCTCAGGCCGTGGCAAAAGGGGATTATGGATCTCCCATCCCGGTGAACAGCCGGGATGAAATCGGGCACCTGGTGGAAAGTTTCAACACCATGGTCGAAGGACTGGAGGAGCGGGACCATATCCGCAACAGCTTTGGCCGGTATGTGGACCCGGATTTTGCCAGGACCCTGATGGCGCACCCGGAGGCCGGCCAGCTGGGAGGGGTCCGCCGGGAAGCCGTCATGCTCATGTCGGATATCAGAGGTTTCACCAACATGTCCGAGACCCTGGAACCTGAGGTGATCGTAGCCATTCTGAACCGGTATTTTTCCCATATGATCGAAATCATCCAGACACACCAGGGCATTATTGTGGATTTTTACGGGGATGCGATCCTGGTGTTTTTTGATCCCCTGGACGAACCGACATCAGACACGGTATTGCGGGCGGTTCATTGTGCATTTGATATGCAGTTTAAAATGCCGGAGGTGAACCGGGAGCTGAAAAAACAAAATCTCCCGGACCTGGCCATGGGCATTGGGATCCATGCCGGTCAGGTGGTGGTGGGCAATATCGGATCAGATGCCCGGGCCAAGTATGGGGTGGTGGGATCGGCCGTCAATATCACCAGCCGGGTCCAGGAACAGGCCCGGAAAAAACAGATTCTGATTTCGGATGCAGTGCTGGACAAAACAACCCGGGACAAGGATTTGCAGGTAAAGTCCTCTTTCCCGGCGGACCTGAAAGGGGTGGACCAAGCCATGACGTTGCATGTGATCGAACCCGCAAAACCTTATAAAACTCTGTGCACCTGATATCAATGCTCTTTCCGCTTCTGAAAAAGAGGCTTTTGTGGAACAAAAGCTAAAAAATTACATTGACATTTGTCTTTTATGTGCGACAATATACCCATGACATACAGTCTTGAAACAACGCCGCTTTTTGACAAATGGTTTTCAACCAGGGTCAAAGATCTCAAATACAGGGCACGCATTATTTCAAGATTCGACCGCATACAGATGGGTAATCTTGGAGATTACCGGACCCTGGGTGAGGGTCTGTATGAACTGCGATTTTTCTTTGGACCGGGTTTTCGG
Above is a window of Desulfotignum balticum DSM 7044 DNA encoding:
- a CDS encoding HD domain-containing phosphohydrolase, with the translated sequence MIRNTEKPLVMAVDDTPANLELLQGILQKQGYRVAVFPRGAMALKAAAKNPPDLVLLDIMMPEMDGFEFCRRFKDYPELKEIPILFISALGDPANKVRAFSEGGLDYVTKPFQEEEVLARVNTHLCLHRAKKALELHNHDLKNLVKEKVEEISDSQLATILAVSKLTEYRDDDTGRHIERTQIFCKKLAQKLRNNPYTDISPAFIDDLYHAAPLHDIGKVGIPDKILLKPGKLTHEEFDIMKTHTNIGAATLEQVQARYPGNAFVNMGIALTRSHHEKWDGTGYPDGLAGKEIPLSGRIMALADVYDALRAARPYKKPFSHETACQIIREDAGTHFDPAVVDAFISLESEFEALYDRMKPD
- a CDS encoding acyl-CoA dehydrogenase family protein, which translates into the protein MILFNPRTATFDHLDDASRQIMTKTIAYFETRGKKQLKSDFHQRVWYQDFLDFLKENQIFATLLTPKKYAKDNENARWDTRRICDFNEILGFYNLSHWYTWQVSILGLGPIWMGDNEEIKQKTAQLLKDGHIFAFGLSEKAHGADLYGSDMALTPLGDGKYVADGGKYYIGNANQAGIVSTFGKNSETDEYVFFAADPAHDNYDLVQNVVDWEGYVAEYALNGYPVTNADIMSTGRAAWDSALNTINVGKFNLGWASIGVCTHALYEGLNHAAHRNLYGQMVTDFPHIRQLLVDAYTRLAAMKLFSLRAADYFRCASPEDRRYLLYNPMVKMKVTCEGENVINLIWDVIAARGFEKDTYFEMAATDIRSLPKLEGTVHVNMALIIKFMANYFFNPGTFPDIPRRDDPGCDTFLFNQGETKGLGKIQFHDYHLAYDRVDLPNVNIFKEQIDQLAQMLMTATPDRDQAKNMDFLLYLGELFTLVAYGQLIIEKYHMDNFTPDLLEQIFDVMIRDFSEFALKLYAKPVTTQTQMNFCMNMIKKPVTDPDRFDRIWETRVMALKDIYEMTL
- a CDS encoding DMT family transporter, with the protein product MPYTPTRTVLMDARTAGPLFMLSAALLFTLMSTIVKLMPEHYTVWHLGFIRCFGGMLVLTLVFSRKKNPFKGHNIPLLILRGCTGSLAFFFVVSALRLLPMSTAVVLFYSYPAFAALFGFLIYKEQVNRFQIVCIGVLLAGVAILFDFRLSASALGQAMAIMGAVLSGFTVTVIRTLREHNGPVIIYFYFCTMGTLATLPFCITHPVIPGSAVEWAMGAGIIATSVAAQLLMNQGFFFCKGFEGAAYMSSETLFAAVVGIVFLMEPVSWHLFAGGLLIVGAGLAMHRLGRIQTK
- a CDS encoding DMT family transporter → MPEKTSSLLAGYGVALGATALWSGNFIVARGLNDLIPPVSLAFYRWLTAVLVFAPFAIQGFAKDWPRVRPHIGYMAVTAFIGVTCFNTFIYIAGHTTTAMNLSLIAITFPVFVVLISRVLFKEVLTVKRAVGIVVVLTGVVCLITRGEVARLLAIRFVAGDLWMLASAVLFAVFSILIKHKPEGIRLYMFQFTLFFMGLIFLLPFFIWEQVRMPGLYLNRSTLPAVLYVGVFASLCAFLLWNRAIITLGPSRAGMIYYTMPLFSGLLAYLFLGEHIGLVHAVSAMLILSGIVLANQTPQGVKQ
- a CDS encoding adenylate/guanylate cyclase domain-containing protein — translated: MDLSRFQFKKLQTRLLISLLLPVLVIVLLGGAASFWYSRGIMLDQWQESAVVKLQRAAHYIEMRVFKPVDLLNVLFKVSDRKDIAISPDQVVDYLLVMDGVVSAAYEPADPATAPPAARLPGMGSMDRMNMAEHPGMRFSRSQIASVSGPRYHADEKGRTVIMQISLFGVSEKRLGDLVIRMEFDFLLKDILALGWWQSDMACIVDETGAYMAHTNMTMTDRKTLGGSDDPLEQAIFEKMNTQPFGTVSLKGHPPDLIAGFYKLAQVPWTIIMFADGHKILGPIVTYRNGLALGVFVLAALVLVLIRFHMCRMVSQIQQLSEKAQAVAKGDYGSPIPVNSRDEIGHLVESFNTMVEGLEERDHIRNSFGRYVDPDFARTLMAHPEAGQLGGVRREAVMLMSDIRGFTNMSETLEPEVIVAILNRYFSHMIEIIQTHQGIIVDFYGDAILVFFDPLDEPTSDTVLRAVHCAFDMQFKMPEVNRELKKQNLPDLAMGIGIHAGQVVVGNIGSDARAKYGVVGSAVNITSRVQEQARKKQILISDAVLDKTTRDKDLQVKSSFPADLKGVDQAMTLHVIEPAKPYKTLCT
- a CDS encoding type II toxin-antitoxin system RelE/ParE family toxin; the protein is MTYSLETTPLFDKWFSTRVKDLKYRARIISRFDRIQMGNLGDYRTLGEGLYELRFFFGPGFRIYFTIRQGTIVFLLCGGDKSSQSKDIQKARQIMEDLSWV